Proteins encoded in a region of the Vicia villosa cultivar HV-30 ecotype Madison, WI linkage group LG5, Vvil1.0, whole genome shotgun sequence genome:
- the LOC131601617 gene encoding purple acid phosphatase produces the protein MGLFQSLLVLLGLVLNLAILCNGGTTSAFVRNVEKAVDMPLDSDVFAVPSGYNAPQQVHITQGDLVGKAVIVSWVTEDEPGSNAVRYWRESSNRKKLARGKIVTYRFFNYTSGFIHHATIRNLEYDTKYYYEVGLENTTRKFWFTTPPEIGPDVPYTFGLIGDLGQSYDSNRTLSHYELNPRKGQTVLFVGDLSYADNYPNHDNNRWDTWGRFAERSVAYQPWIWTVGNHEIDFAPEIGETKPFKPFSHRYRTPYKASQSTSPFWYSIKRASAHIIVLASYSAYGKYTPQYKWLEQELPKVNRTETPWLIVLMHSPWYNSYNYHYMEGETMRVMYEPWFVKYKVDVVYAGHVHAYERSERVSNVAYNIVNGICTPIKDESAPVYITIGDGGNLEGLATNMTEPQPSYSAFREASFGHAIFDIKNRTHAHYSWHRNQDGENVEGDSLWFLNRFWNPLDDSSAHVSH, from the exons ATGGGTCTTTTTCAAAGCTTATTGGTACTACTAGGTTTGGTTTTGAATTTGGCGATTCTATGTAATGGAGGTACTACTAGTGcttttgttaggaatgttgagaagGCCGTTGATATGCCACTTGATAGCGATGTTTTTGCTGTTCCTTCTGGTTATAATGCTCCCCAACAG GTTCATATAACACAAGGTGATCTTGTGGGGAAAGCGGTGATAGTTTCGTGGGTGACTGAGGATGAACCGGGGTCAAATGCAGTGCGTTACTGGCGTGAGAGTAGCAACCGGAAGAAGCTTGCTAGAGGGAAAATTGTTACTTATAGATTCTTCAATTATACATCTGGTTTTATTCATCATGCTACTATAAGGAATTTGGAG TATGATACAAAATATTATTATGAGGTTGGACTTGAAAACACAACAAGGAAGTTTTGGTTTACAACTCCTCCTGAAATCGGTCCTGATGTTCCATACACATTTGGTCTCATAG GGGATCTTGGTCAGAGCTATGATTCAAACAGGACACTTTCTCATTATGAATTGAACCCGAGAAAAGGGCAAACAGTGCTGTTTGTTGGAGATCTTTCTTATGCAGACAATTACCCCAATCATGACAATAATAGGTGGGATACTTGGGGAAGGTTTGCAGAGAGGAGTGTTGCTTATCAACCGTGGATATGGACTGTTGGAAACCATGAAATTGATTTTGCTCCAGAAATT GGAGAAACAAAACCATTCAAGCCTTTTTCGCACCGATACCGTACTCCTTATAAAGCATCTCAAAGTACTTCACCCTTTTGGTATTCTATCAAAAGAGCTTCAGCACACATCATTGTCTTGGCCTCATATTCAGCATACG GAAAATATACACCACAATACAAATGGCTTGAACAGGAGCTACCGAAAGTTAACAGAACAGAAACTCCTTGGTTGATTGTTCTCATGCATTCACCTTGGTATAACAGCTACAACTATCATTACatggaaggtgaaacaatgagAGTAATGTATGAGCCATGGTTTGTTAAGTACAAGGTTGATGTTGTCTATGCTGGCCATGTCCATGCCTACGAACGTTCT GAACGTGTCTCCAATGTTGCGTACAATATTGTGAATGGCATTTGCACTCCGATAAAAGATGAATCAGCTCCTGTATACATAACCATTGGAGATGGAGGAAACCTTGAAGGCTTAGCAACCAA CATGACAGAACCACAGCCATCTTACTCAGCATTCCGAGAAGCTAGTTTCGGACATGCCATATTCGATATAAAGAACAGAACACATGCTCATTATAGCTGGCACAGGAATCAGGATGGtgaaaatgttgagggtgattctCTTTGGTTTCTCAACAGATTTTGGAACCCACTTGATGATTCCTCAGCTCATGTTTCCCATTAA